From Thermodesulfobacteriota bacterium, one genomic window encodes:
- a CDS encoding glycosyltransferase family 2 protein codes for MTEPPSRPEVTVLLPAYNEEASIGETVTAIRARYPQFEVLVVDDASTDRTMAKAFEAGAHVWPHPYNMGNGAAIKTGLRCAAGDWVLMMDADGQHDPADIGRLLAEKERYDMVVGARTAQSETAWHRDLANAIYNGFASYVTRFKVQDLTSGFRLVRRETARNFLYLLPNTFSYPSTLTLAYLRSGRSLCYVPIRTRPRRGKSKIRLLEDGIRFLLIITRIATLYSPFRVFMPTSLFFFCTGVLYYGYTFITEHRFTNMSALLLTSAVTIFMIGLVSEQISQMRFDRTEGECSRSQPTTVAA; via the coding sequence ATGACCGAGCCGCCATCCCGACCCGAGGTCACTGTTCTTCTGCCAGCGTACAACGAAGAGGCCAGTATTGGCGAGACGGTCACGGCCATCCGCGCCCGGTATCCCCAGTTCGAGGTGCTGGTGGTGGACGACGCCTCCACCGACCGCACCATGGCGAAGGCCTTCGAGGCCGGCGCCCACGTCTGGCCCCATCCCTACAACATGGGCAACGGTGCTGCCATCAAGACCGGCCTGCGCTGCGCCGCCGGCGACTGGGTGCTGATGATGGATGCCGACGGCCAGCACGATCCCGCCGACATTGGCCGGCTGCTGGCCGAAAAAGAGCGCTACGACATGGTGGTGGGGGCCCGCACCGCCCAGTCCGAGACCGCCTGGCACCGGGACCTGGCCAACGCCATCTACAACGGCTTTGCCTCCTACGTGACCCGGTTCAAGGTCCAGGATCTCACCTCCGGCTTCCGGCTGGTGCGGCGGGAGACGGCCAGGAATTTTCTGTACCTTCTGCCCAACACCTTCTCCTACCCCTCCACCCTGACCCTGGCCTACTTGCGCTCCGGCCGCAGCCTGTGCTACGTGCCGATCCGCACCCGACCCCGCCGGGGCAAGAGCAAAATCCGCCTGCTGGAAGATGGGATCCGGTTCCTCCTGATCATCACCCGCATCGCCACCCTCTACTCACCCTTCCGGGTCTTCATGCCGACGAGCCTCTTCTTCTTCTGCACCGGCGTGCTGTATTACGGCTACACCTTCATCACCGAGCACCGGTTCACCAACATGAGCGCCCTGCTCCTCACCTCCGCCGTCACCATCTTCATGATCGGCCTCGTCTCGGAGCAGATCTCCCAGATGCGCTTCGACCGGACGGAGG
- a CDS encoding polyprenol monophosphomannose synthase, with product MDIQKGLVIVPTYNERDNIAELAAEVLAVDRRLDILFVDDNSPDGTGQLADRLAGDNARIQVLHRPRKLGLGTAYLAGFRQAVAAGYDVVFEMDADLSHHPRYLPDLLAAIQDCDLAIGSRYSFGVNVVHWPMHRLLLSYTANLYTRLVTGMPVHDATSGFRCYRRRTLEAIALDQVVSEGYAFQIEMAYRCWRKGLRLREVPIIFADRHRGATKMSRRIIAEALWIVWRLRLASLFGRLERA from the coding sequence ATGGACATCCAAAAAGGACTCGTCATCGTCCCGACCTACAACGAGCGGGACAACATCGCCGAGTTGGCGGCCGAGGTCCTGGCCGTGGACCGGCGGCTGGACATCCTGTTCGTGGATGACAACAGCCCGGACGGCACCGGCCAGCTGGCGGACCGCCTGGCCGGGGACAACGCCCGGATCCAGGTGCTGCACCGGCCCCGGAAGCTGGGCCTGGGCACCGCCTATCTGGCCGGCTTCCGCCAGGCCGTGGCGGCGGGCTACGACGTGGTCTTCGAGATGGACGCGGACCTGTCCCACCATCCCCGGTATCTGCCGGATCTTCTGGCCGCGATCCAGGACTGCGATCTGGCCATCGGCTCCCGGTACAGCTTTGGCGTCAATGTCGTGCACTGGCCCATGCACCGGCTTCTCCTGAGCTACACCGCCAACCTCTACACCCGGCTCGTGACCGGCATGCCGGTGCACGACGCCACCAGCGGCTTCCGCTGCTACCGCCGCCGCACTCTGGAGGCCATCGCCTTGGACCAGGTGGTCTCGGAGGGCTACGCCTTCCAGATCGAGATGGCCTACCGCTGCTGGCGCAAAGGGCTTCGCCTCCGGGAGGTCCCCATCATCTTCGCCGACCGGCACCGGGGCGCCACCAAGATGTCCCGGCGGATCATCGCCGAGGCCCTGTGGATCGTCTGGCGTCTCCGGCTGGCCAGCCTCTTCGGCCGGCTGGAACGGGCCTGA
- a CDS encoding DUF2723 domain-containing protein has translation MSVKGKSVASPDPWPAWMAWLPAGLGLLAAVVYLGTTGSRLGGADSAELIGASVNLGVAHPPGYPLWVTLSWLFARLLPAANVVFVYNLFSTGCFLAALVCLHRGLARLGLHPLAVFTLGVCYVLSPLNLRWLTVAEVFGLHLLLAAAGVLVSCRLLTGSALLPGAWWLGLVAGLGAANHHSLAFLVPGFLAAWLAAWRRQPERRLLLPAGGLFAGGLAVGLAFYLQPVLASLQPGGPVSCLGLAVHSAADLADLFLRRLYGTFQLASQGDASLAAWFWPRLYLLEGLASGQGLTPAAGLLAVVFPAAALWRRRAVDLVVALWLAGVFIFMAMVNAPATELVRQEIIPRMYLMPNLVAAIAALLALDTGFAALTRRDPRLPALVAVALLGLWAASWQGRETLGRQGLDVELQHGRDALMSCAPQGVLFLATDSEAFAVCFLQQVEGMRSDVLPVIWPMARSGPYRDRVAVRLRARLAAVGGEELVASLPAAMSTAALVAALVQAGVPVHTLGEPLPVPEAFSEDSGLAPVATGICLRWLPISEIPTRGAMLQANAGHLAGYLAWLRLTDLAAAGPTDSSILQQYLRRLRYLRREQGLHPELVLGGDLFRDLCLFLAAQDPADVLSDYYLGLSFFRHRRDASRAAWHLGRFLEAAPHSESFRALREHAQAIMSQLAPLPAAD, from the coding sequence ATGTCTGTCAAAGGGAAATCGGTCGCCAGCCCTGATCCGTGGCCGGCCTGGATGGCCTGGCTGCCGGCCGGCCTCGGTCTCCTGGCGGCCGTGGTCTATCTGGGCACCACCGGCTCCCGGCTCGGCGGCGCCGACTCGGCGGAGCTTATAGGCGCCAGTGTCAACCTCGGGGTGGCCCACCCGCCGGGCTACCCTTTGTGGGTCACCCTCTCCTGGCTTTTTGCCCGCCTCCTGCCGGCCGCCAACGTCGTCTTCGTCTACAACCTGTTCTCCACCGGCTGCTTTCTGGCGGCCCTGGTCTGCCTCCACCGGGGCCTGGCCCGGCTGGGCCTGCATCCGTTGGCCGTCTTCACCCTGGGCGTCTGCTACGTCCTGTCGCCCCTCAATCTCCGCTGGCTGACCGTGGCCGAGGTCTTTGGCCTGCATCTGCTGCTGGCTGCAGCCGGGGTTCTGGTCAGCTGCCGGCTGTTGACCGGCTCGGCGCTCCTGCCCGGCGCCTGGTGGCTGGGCCTCGTCGCCGGGCTGGGGGCAGCCAACCATCACAGCCTGGCCTTCCTCGTGCCCGGCTTTCTGGCCGCCTGGCTGGCGGCCTGGCGCCGGCAGCCGGAGCGCCGGCTGCTGCTGCCGGCCGGCGGCCTTTTTGCCGGTGGGCTGGCGGTGGGGCTCGCCTTCTACCTGCAGCCGGTTCTGGCCAGCCTGCAGCCGGGAGGACCGGTGAGCTGCCTGGGCCTGGCGGTCCACTCGGCGGCCGACTTGGCGGACCTCTTCCTGCGGCGGCTCTACGGCACCTTCCAGCTGGCCTCCCAGGGGGATGCCAGCCTGGCGGCCTGGTTCTGGCCAAGGCTCTATCTCCTGGAAGGACTGGCCAGCGGCCAGGGCCTGACCCCGGCGGCGGGGCTGCTGGCTGTTGTCTTCCCGGCTGCGGCCCTCTGGCGCCGCCGGGCTGTGGATCTGGTGGTGGCGCTGTGGCTGGCCGGGGTCTTTATCTTCATGGCCATGGTCAATGCCCCGGCCACCGAGCTGGTGCGCCAGGAGATCATCCCCCGCATGTACCTGATGCCCAACCTGGTGGCCGCCATCGCTGCCCTCTTGGCCCTGGACACCGGATTTGCGGCCTTGACCAGGCGGGATCCCCGGCTGCCCGCTCTGGTCGCCGTGGCCCTCCTCGGCCTGTGGGCTGCCAGCTGGCAGGGGCGGGAGACCCTGGGGCGCCAGGGCCTGGATGTCGAGCTGCAGCACGGCCGGGATGCCCTGATGAGCTGCGCCCCCCAGGGGGTGCTCTTCCTGGCCACGGACAGCGAGGCCTTTGCCGTCTGCTTCCTCCAGCAGGTGGAGGGGATGCGCTCGGACGTGCTGCCGGTGATCTGGCCGATGGCCAGGAGCGGTCCTTACCGGGACCGGGTGGCGGTGCGGCTGCGCGCCCGGCTGGCGGCGGTGGGGGGCGAGGAGCTGGTAGCCAGCCTGCCGGCGGCGATGAGCACTGCCGCCCTGGTGGCGGCCCTGGTCCAGGCGGGGGTGCCGGTGCACACCCTCGGTGAGCCGCTGCCGGTGCCGGAGGCCTTCTCGGAGGACAGCGGCCTGGCCCCTGTGGCCACGGGCATCTGCCTGCGCTGGCTGCCCATCAGCGAGATCCCGACCCGGGGGGCAATGCTGCAGGCCAACGCCGGGCACCTGGCCGGCTACCTCGCCTGGCTGCGGCTGACGGACCTGGCCGCTGCCGGTCCGACGGACAGCTCCATCCTGCAGCAATACCTGCGGCGGCTCCGTTATCTGCGCCGGGAGCAGGGCCTGCATCCGGAGCTGGTCCTGGGGGGGGATCTCTTCCGGGATCTCTGCCTGTTCCTGGCCGCCCAGGATCCCGCGGATGTGCTTTCCGACTACTACCTGGGATTGTCGTTCTTCCGCCATCGCCGGGACGCCAGTCGGGCCGCCTGGCACCTGGGCCGCTTCTTGGAGGCGGCGCCGCACAGCGAGTCCTTCCGGGCCCTGCGGGAGCATGCGCAGGCGATCATGAGCCAGCTGGCACCGCTGCCGGCAGCGGACTGA
- a CDS encoding tetratricopeptide repeat protein encodes FAVADRLLARALSQPTERQLTLAFLGLTILFSLSCLGTTWRNHDWRSSLAIYGDAARKSPAKPRALINYGIALLNSGQPEEAVRILEKAIALGRPGYEDYLKAGNNILVEHLRRQDYQGAIERGTTLLAEMPPGANAAGLPRLLLNLGHALLRTDRFVEARRAFLAGLRQDPREVYLLVVLEQLYRAAGQTEEGRRQLSLTGEEFEPLVRVARDLAGLREYPTARRYLAKVLVHEPGHEEATAVAAELDALAAANEKARELSAGEPPGSVRSRLGRSLVGTSRFIMARYRPLRPVVPSLLSLATRLDPDSPWPPLVLARWHLAAGQPQAAQAVIAAALPRREGFPPFLEAAVDTCQALGDTKRAAATAAHLLDLYPGHPDWERLEHLSSQAGGQGDRPPAATLSPLPAAVPAGS; translated from the coding sequence CTTCGCGGTGGCAGACCGGCTGCTGGCCAGGGCGCTGTCCCAGCCCACCGAGCGGCAGCTGACCCTGGCCTTTCTGGGGCTGACCATCCTGTTCAGCCTGTCGTGTCTCGGCACCACCTGGCGCAACCACGACTGGCGCAGCTCCCTGGCCATCTATGGCGATGCGGCCCGGAAGTCGCCGGCCAAGCCCCGGGCCCTCATCAACTACGGCATCGCCCTCCTCAACTCCGGACAACCCGAGGAGGCGGTCCGGATCCTGGAGAAGGCCATCGCCCTGGGCCGCCCCGGCTACGAGGATTACCTCAAGGCGGGCAACAACATCCTGGTGGAGCATCTGCGCCGGCAGGACTACCAGGGAGCCATCGAGCGGGGGACCACGCTCCTCGCCGAGATGCCGCCGGGCGCCAACGCCGCCGGTCTGCCCCGGCTGCTGCTCAACCTGGGCCACGCCCTGCTGCGGACCGACCGCTTTGTCGAGGCCCGCCGGGCCTTTCTGGCCGGGCTGCGCCAGGACCCCAGGGAGGTCTACCTCCTGGTGGTCCTGGAGCAGCTGTACCGGGCGGCGGGCCAAACCGAGGAGGGACGGCGGCAGCTCAGCCTGACGGGGGAGGAATTCGAGCCCCTGGTGCGCGTGGCGCGGGACTTGGCGGGCTTGCGGGAATACCCCACCGCCCGCCGCTATCTGGCCAAGGTCCTGGTGCACGAGCCAGGGCATGAGGAGGCCACCGCGGTCGCCGCCGAGCTGGATGCCCTTGCCGCCGCCAACGAGAAGGCTCGGGAGCTGAGCGCCGGCGAGCCGCCGGGCAGTGTCCGCTCCCGGCTGGGCCGAAGCCTGGTGGGCACAAGCCGCTTCATCATGGCCCGCTACCGGCCTTTGCGGCCGGTGGTGCCCTCCCTCCTCTCCCTGGCCACCCGCCTGGACCCGGACTCGCCATGGCCGCCGCTGGTGCTGGCGCGCTGGCATCTGGCCGCCGGCCAGCCCCAGGCGGCTCAGGCGGTCATCGCGGCGGCCTTGCCGCGGCGGGAGGGCTTTCCGCCCTTCCTGGAAGCCGCGGTGGATACCTGCCAGGCCCTGGGGGATACGAAACGCGCCGCCGCCACTGCGGCCCATCTCCTGGATCTGTACCCGGGCCACCCCGACTGGGAGCGGCTGGAGCACCTGAGCTCCCAGGCCGGCGGCCAGGGGGATCGACCGCCGGCCGCGACGCTCAGTCCGCTGCCGGCAGCGGTGCCAGCTGGCTCATGA
- a CDS encoding prepilin-type N-terminal cleavage/methylation domain-containing protein, whose amino-acid sequence MKHPPPGARGFTLVELMIVVAIIGILATVAVPMYSTYLQKARFTSYIWPHVHAIEIAIGQYYVSNRVLPDAGQLSDVVLDADTRFFTPQLDTGSLIVTINGHTKLDRLHRLALTATPQTAPNGAIASWSMSGNLAVRLGLSGETPSD is encoded by the coding sequence ATGAAGCATCCCCCCCCCGGAGCCCGGGGCTTCACCCTGGTGGAGCTGATGATCGTCGTCGCCATCATCGGCATCCTGGCCACCGTGGCGGTGCCCATGTATTCGACCTATCTGCAGAAGGCCCGCTTCACCAGCTACATCTGGCCCCACGTCCACGCCATCGAGATCGCCATCGGCCAGTACTATGTGAGCAACCGGGTCCTGCCCGATGCCGGCCAGCTTTCCGATGTGGTGCTGGACGCCGATACCCGCTTCTTCACCCCGCAGCTGGACACCGGGTCTCTCATCGTCACCATCAACGGCCACACCAAGCTGGACCGCCTGCATCGGCTGGCGCTCACCGCCACGCCCCAGACCGCCCCCAACGGCGCCATCGCCAGCTGGAGCATGAGCGGCAACCTGGCCGTCCGCCTCGGCTTGTCCGGGGAAACCCCCAGCGACTGA
- a CDS encoding prepilin-type N-terminal cleavage/methylation domain-containing protein, which produces MLKAFRKAREEKGFTLIELMIVVAIIGILAAVAIPAYMTYIQKSRVTALVYPGMHSIQTNMGLYYATNLAMPAAAQLTAMVEDADTTFFTPSLSNDTLILTINGHTKLDKLDGYALTAAPSTSGGKITKWVLTGNLATKLGLAGETSAD; this is translated from the coding sequence ATGTTGAAGGCTTTCCGGAAGGCACGCGAAGAAAAGGGCTTCACCCTCATCGAGCTGATGATCGTCGTTGCCATCATCGGCATCCTGGCAGCAGTGGCCATCCCGGCCTATATGACGTACATCCAGAAGTCCCGGGTCACCGCCCTGGTCTATCCGGGCATGCACTCCATCCAGACCAACATGGGCCTCTATTACGCCACCAACCTCGCCATGCCTGCTGCAGCCCAGCTGACCGCCATGGTCGAGGACGCCGACACCACCTTCTTCACCCCGTCCCTGAGCAACGACACCCTCATCCTCACCATCAACGGCCACACCAAGCTGGACAAGCTCGACGGCTATGCCCTGACCGCCGCCCCCAGCACCTCCGGCGGCAAGATCACCAAGTGGGTGCTGACCGGCAACCTGGCCACCAAGCTGGGCCTGGCCGGCGAAACCAGCGCCGACTGA
- the amrB gene encoding AmmeMemoRadiSam system protein B, with product MRRMPAVAHRFYPGEPEALRRQVEELTAVPPGTKKTAACAVIAPHAGYMFSGRVAGEAFAQVDIPATVLILGPNHHGLGAPVAVMAEGSWEMPLGIVPLDRELAAAILAASPLAVADPAAHQREHSLEVQVPFLQLLQPDLAITPVALGHLPFSACRELGLALAAALKAVTRPVLMVASTDMSHYEPRSLASRMDHRALERVLSLDPEGLYRTVIGERISMCGIIPTTVVLVAARELGATRAVLVRYTDSGETTGDTTQVVGYASLILS from the coding sequence ATGCGCCGTATGCCTGCGGTCGCCCATCGCTTCTACCCCGGTGAGCCTGAGGCCCTGAGGCGCCAGGTCGAGGAGCTGACCGCGGTACCCCCCGGCACGAAGAAGACCGCCGCCTGCGCCGTGATCGCTCCCCACGCCGGCTACATGTTCTCCGGCCGGGTAGCCGGCGAGGCCTTTGCTCAGGTGGACATCCCCGCCACGGTCCTCATCCTGGGACCCAACCACCACGGGCTCGGCGCACCGGTGGCGGTGATGGCCGAGGGCAGCTGGGAGATGCCCCTGGGCATCGTGCCCCTGGATCGGGAGCTGGCAGCAGCGATCCTGGCCGCCTCGCCCCTGGCTGTCGCCGATCCGGCGGCCCACCAGCGGGAGCATTCCCTGGAGGTGCAGGTACCCTTCCTCCAGCTGTTGCAGCCGGATCTGGCGATCACCCCCGTCGCCCTTGGCCACCTGCCGTTCTCCGCCTGCCGCGAGCTGGGCCTGGCCCTGGCCGCGGCCCTCAAGGCCGTGACCCGGCCGGTGCTCATGGTCGCCAGCACCGACATGAGCCATTACGAGCCCCGCTCCTTGGCCAGCCGGATGGATCATCGCGCCCTGGAGCGGGTGCTCAGCCTGGATCCGGAGGGCCTGTATCGAACGGTGATCGGCGAACGGATCTCCATGTGCGGGATCATCCCCACCACGGTGGTGCTGGTGGCGGCCCGTGAGCTGGGGGCGACCCGGGCCGTCCTGGTGCGCTACACCGACTCCGGCGAGACCACCGGCGACACCACCCAGGTTGTGGGCTACGCCAGTCTGATCCTCAGCTGA
- the cysS gene encoding cysteine--tRNA ligase: MTLQISNTMSGRKEPLVPAAGSHVRMYVCGITAYDYCHIGHARSTLVFDMIYRYLLHKGYQVTYVRNFTDIDDKIIRRAQEQGTTCQELAGRFMAAFTEDMERLGVAKPTLEPRATEHLPEMIALIATLVQRGLAYQAGGDVYFAVDRFPSYGHLAGRELAHMQAGARVEVNDAKRHPMDFVLWKASKPGEPVWDSPWGRGRPGWHIECSAMSRKYLGDTFEVHGGGKDLIFPHHENEIAQSEGASGQPFVRIWIHHGFVTIKDEKMSKSLGNFLTIREVLEHHHPEALRLFVLSTHYRNPLDYSEAALGQAAASLDRLYDCLREGASLPAGAGNGTGVALPEEHDKLARLPALFDEAMDDDFNSARALGFLFDTVKTVNRIRQALGRKAAAADVALVVEGTAQIRRLANVLGLLREDPDAYFALREEKALAALGLARAAVDALVRERSEARATRDWARADAIRERLQALRIEVLDRPDGSSWRLRPQ, from the coding sequence ATGACCCTCCAGATCTCCAACACCATGAGCGGCCGCAAGGAGCCCCTGGTGCCAGCCGCCGGCAGCCATGTCCGGATGTACGTCTGCGGCATCACCGCCTACGACTACTGCCATATTGGCCATGCCCGCTCCACCCTCGTGTTCGATATGATCTACCGGTACCTGCTCCACAAGGGGTATCAGGTGACGTACGTCCGCAACTTCACCGACATCGACGACAAGATCATCAGGCGGGCCCAGGAGCAGGGGACAACCTGCCAGGAGCTGGCCGGGCGCTTCATGGCCGCCTTCACCGAAGACATGGAGCGGCTGGGGGTGGCGAAGCCCACCCTGGAGCCCCGGGCCACCGAGCACCTGCCGGAGATGATCGCCCTCATCGCGACCCTGGTCCAGCGGGGGCTCGCGTACCAGGCCGGAGGGGACGTCTACTTCGCGGTGGACCGGTTCCCGAGCTATGGGCACCTGGCCGGCCGGGAGCTGGCCCACATGCAAGCCGGGGCCCGGGTGGAGGTCAACGACGCCAAGCGGCATCCCATGGACTTCGTGCTCTGGAAGGCGAGCAAGCCCGGGGAGCCGGTCTGGGACAGCCCCTGGGGGCGAGGACGGCCTGGCTGGCACATCGAGTGCTCCGCCATGAGCCGCAAGTATCTGGGGGACACCTTCGAGGTCCACGGCGGCGGCAAGGATCTCATCTTCCCCCACCACGAGAACGAGATCGCCCAGAGCGAAGGCGCCTCTGGCCAGCCCTTTGTCCGGATCTGGATCCACCACGGCTTCGTCACCATCAAGGACGAGAAGATGTCCAAGTCCCTGGGCAACTTCCTCACCATCCGCGAGGTGCTGGAGCACCACCATCCCGAGGCCTTGCGGCTCTTCGTCCTGTCCACCCACTACCGCAACCCGTTGGACTATTCCGAGGCGGCTCTGGGGCAGGCGGCGGCCAGCCTGGACCGGCTCTACGATTGCCTGCGGGAGGGCGCCTCGCTCCCGGCTGGCGCTGGCAACGGCACGGGCGTTGCCCTGCCCGAGGAGCACGACAAGCTGGCCCGGCTGCCGGCCCTTTTCGACGAGGCCATGGATGACGATTTCAACTCGGCCCGGGCCCTGGGCTTTCTCTTCGACACCGTGAAGACCGTAAACCGGATCCGGCAGGCCCTGGGCCGGAAGGCGGCAGCGGCCGACGTCGCCCTGGTGGTGGAAGGCACTGCTCAGATCCGGCGGCTGGCGAACGTCCTGGGCCTCTTGCGGGAGGACCCGGACGCCTACTTCGCCCTGCGGGAGGAGAAGGCCCTGGCTGCATTGGGCCTCGCGCGGGCAGCGGTGGACGCCCTGGTGCGGGAGCGGTCCGAGGCCCGGGCGACCCGGGACTGGGCCCGGGCCGATGCCATCCGCGAGCGCCTGCAAGCCCTCAGGATCGAGGTCCTGGACCGGCCGGACGGCTCGAGCTGGCGACTTCGCCCCCAGTAA